A portion of the Candidatus Methanoperedens sp. genome contains these proteins:
- a CDS encoding lmo0937 family membrane protein, producing the protein MDLFWTIVVILVILWLLGFSLGLLGGIIHILLVVAIIVILVRIIQGRKPL; encoded by the coding sequence ATGGACCTATTCTGGACAATAGTTGTAATTCTGGTGATCCTCTGGCTATTGGGATTTTCGCTCGGTTTACTTGGTGGCATAATCCATATATTGCTGGTCGTTGCCATTATCGTGATACTGGTCAGAATCATCCAGGGACGCAAACCATTGTAG
- a CDS encoding CsbD family protein, producing the protein MKSSTQDQAEGKIHKVKGEIKEIAGKLSKNPDLETEGKDEKIAGKVQEKIGQIKKVFGK; encoded by the coding sequence ATGAAAAGTAGTACACAGGATCAGGCAGAAGGCAAGATCCACAAAGTGAAAGGGGAGATAAAGGAAATCGCCGGGAAACTCAGCAAGAATCCCGACCTGGAAACAGAAGGCAAAGACGAAAAGATAGCCGGCAAAGTTCAAGAAAAGATTGGCCAGATCAAGAAGGTCTTTGGAAAGTAA
- the thsB gene encoding thermosome subunit beta yields MTGQLAGQPIYILREGSQRTKGREAQHNNIMAARAVAAAVRATLGPKGMDKMLVDSLGDIVITNDGATILQAMDIEHPAAKMIVEVAKTQDDEVGDGTTTAAVLAGEFLKNAEELLEQGVHPTVIASGYRLASAKAKEILKTLAKPVTLEDKDLLLKIAVTAITGKGAEASKDVFADLAVNAILAVVEKENGKYTADVEDIKVEKKVGGSVEASELIEGMVIDKERVHTNMPKNVHDARILLLNEALEIKKTEVKAEISIKTPDQLQLFLDQEEQMLHDMVSKVIDSGANVVFVEKGIDDIAQHYLAKAGIYAARRVKKSDMEKLARATGAKILTGLKEIGESDLGKADLVEEKKIGEEALTYVTGCHNPKAVSIILRGGTEHVVDEAERALHDALRVVGVAIEDETLVAGGGSPEVELALRLREYSATLIGREQLAVAKFAEALEIIPRTLAENAGLDPIDILVEMRSQHEKGKNTAGLNVFTGKVVDMWKEGVVEPLRVKTQAIDSATEAATMILRIDDVLSSKSVPAGGMPPGGMGGGMGGMD; encoded by the coding sequence ATGACAGGACAATTAGCAGGACAGCCAATCTATATTCTAAGAGAAGGCAGTCAAAGAACAAAAGGAAGAGAAGCGCAGCATAACAATATCATGGCTGCCAGGGCTGTAGCCGCAGCGGTAAGGGCGACCCTGGGACCAAAGGGTATGGATAAAATGCTCGTGGACTCGCTGGGAGATATCGTAATCACGAATGATGGTGCGACTATTCTTCAGGCAATGGACATCGAGCATCCGGCAGCCAAGATGATCGTAGAAGTCGCAAAGACCCAGGATGATGAGGTCGGAGATGGCACAACAACGGCAGCAGTGCTTGCAGGTGAATTCCTGAAGAATGCTGAAGAACTTTTAGAGCAGGGTGTGCATCCCACAGTCATCGCCAGCGGATATAGGCTTGCATCGGCAAAAGCAAAAGAAATCCTTAAAACCCTTGCAAAACCAGTGACCCTGGAAGATAAGGATTTATTATTGAAAATCGCTGTGACAGCGATCACCGGAAAAGGAGCTGAAGCGTCCAAGGACGTTTTCGCCGACCTTGCGGTAAATGCCATATTAGCGGTGGTTGAAAAAGAGAATGGTAAATATACAGCAGATGTTGAAGATATCAAAGTTGAGAAGAAAGTGGGTGGCAGTGTAGAAGCATCAGAGCTGATCGAAGGCATGGTAATCGATAAGGAAAGAGTCCATACCAACATGCCAAAGAATGTCCATGATGCCAGAATACTTCTGCTCAACGAAGCCCTCGAGATCAAAAAGACGGAAGTTAAAGCCGAGATTTCAATAAAAACACCCGACCAGCTCCAGTTATTCCTTGACCAGGAAGAACAGATGTTGCATGATATGGTCAGCAAAGTGATCGATAGCGGCGCGAATGTGGTCTTTGTTGAGAAGGGAATAGATGACATAGCACAGCATTATCTTGCAAAAGCAGGCATTTACGCAGCAAGGCGCGTGAAGAAGAGCGACATGGAAAAACTGGCACGCGCAACCGGTGCAAAGATACTGACAGGCCTGAAGGAAATCGGCGAATCTGATCTTGGAAAAGCGGATCTTGTAGAAGAGAAAAAGATCGGTGAGGAGGCATTGACATATGTTACCGGGTGTCACAACCCCAAGGCAGTCTCCATTATCCTTCGCGGAGGAACCGAGCACGTTGTGGATGAAGCCGAGCGTGCGCTTCATGACGCATTGCGTGTTGTTGGAGTTGCAATCGAGGATGAGACACTTGTAGCTGGAGGCGGTTCTCCAGAGGTTGAACTGGCACTGCGCCTGCGGGAATACTCAGCCACATTAATAGGCAGGGAACAGCTGGCAGTCGCAAAATTTGCCGAGGCGCTTGAAATCATCCCAAGAACCCTGGCTGAGAATGCAGGTCTTGACCCCATTGATATCCTTGTGGAGATGCGAAGCCAGCATGAGAAGGGCAAGAATACCGCAGGTCTCAATGTATTCACGGGAAAAGTCGTGGACATGTGGAAAGAAGGCGTGGTTGAGCCTCTCAGGGTAAAAACACAGGCTATCGATTCTGCTACGGAAGCAGCCACCATGATCCTGAGAATAGATGATGTGCTGTCAAGCAAATCCGTGCCTGC
- a CDS encoding pro-sigmaK processing inhibitor BofA family protein, whose protein sequence is MAVETIILFLAIIAVIVIYIVLKAAKYLIVNSILGLILLAMGNIIFKLDIAYTATVVLICALGGIPGAVLIMLLHVFHMAF, encoded by the coding sequence ATGGCAGTCGAGACAATAATCTTATTTTTGGCAATTATAGCTGTGATTGTTATATATATTGTTTTGAAGGCTGCAAAGTACCTGATTGTAAATTCAATACTGGGCCTCATTCTTCTTGCTATGGGCAACATTATTTTTAAACTGGACATTGCTTATACCGCTACAGTAGTATTGATTTGCGCACTCGGGGGAATTCCCGGTGCGGTCCTTATAATGCTGCTTCATGTATTCCATATGGCGTTCTGA
- a CDS encoding ice-binding family protein → MNKESTIFKNIITVLLTLIILGLAAGTAGVTQAPVDLGTAGNFVILAKSGISTTGTTSIVGDIGVSPIASTAITGFGLIMDASNEFSTSSVVTGKVYAANYAPPTPSTMTTAVSDMETAYTDAARRTSPDHTELGAGNIGGMTLTPGLYKWGTGVKIPAGGVTLSGGANDVWIFQIAQDLTVDNGAKVTLSGGAQAGNIFWQVAGKTTLGTTSDFKGIILSKTLISLNTGATLNGRALAQTAVTLTANVITAPSSGVNPTNTPTITTTGMVTGTPAKPTGTAIPVNPTVTATPVNPTVTATPAGTTTGMVTGTPAKPIGTATPVPAPTNKVPGFEFALGIAILSLAYLFGKKRR, encoded by the coding sequence ATGAATAAAGAATCTACTATTTTCAAAAATATAATTACTGTGCTGCTGACACTGATTATTTTGGGATTGGCGGCAGGAACGGCGGGCGTGACGCAGGCGCCGGTAGATCTTGGAACAGCCGGCAATTTCGTGATTCTGGCAAAATCAGGAATCTCAACCACTGGCACGACCTCGATTGTTGGAGACATTGGAGTGAGTCCAATCGCCAGCACTGCCATAACCGGATTTGGGTTAATAATGGATGCCTCGAATGAATTTTCGACGTCATCTGTAGTGACGGGAAAAGTATATGCAGCCAACTATGCGCCTCCAACTCCATCTACTATGACCACGGCCGTAAGCGACATGGAAACAGCGTACACCGATGCAGCCAGACGGACATCACCCGATCATACTGAACTGGGTGCCGGAAATATCGGCGGGATGACACTCACCCCTGGTCTTTATAAGTGGGGGACAGGTGTTAAAATCCCCGCAGGTGGTGTCACTCTATCGGGCGGCGCAAATGATGTCTGGATCTTCCAGATAGCGCAAGATCTCACCGTGGACAACGGTGCCAAAGTTACTCTTAGCGGGGGCGCACAGGCCGGGAACATCTTCTGGCAGGTCGCCGGCAAAACGACCCTTGGAACCACGTCTGACTTCAAGGGAATTATCTTATCTAAAACGCTGATTTCGCTGAACACTGGCGCAACGCTAAACGGCAGAGCGCTGGCACAGACAGCGGTTACATTAACTGCCAATGTTATCACCGCCCCGTCTTCTGGCGTTAACCCGACAAACACCCCGACAATAACAACCACAGGTATGGTAACAGGAACTCCGGCTAAGCCAACAGGCACGGCTATTCCAGTTAATCCAACAGTTACGGCTACTCCAGTTAATCCAACAGTTACGGCTACTCCGGCGGGCACAACCACAGGTATGGTAACGGGAACTCCAGCTAAGCCAATAGGCACGGCTACTCCGGTGCCTGCACCGACAAATAAGGTACCGGGTTTTGAATTTGCACTTGGAATAGCCATACTTTCATTGGCTTATCTGTTCGGCAAAAAGAGAAGATAA